The Streptomyces sp. NBC_00659 genomic interval CCGCTGATCGCGACAGCGGTGTACCGCTCGATCCCGGACGCCCTGCGCACGGCGATGCACGGTCAGGCGGCCTGGGCGGTCACCGAGTCCGGACGCGGTGCGGCGGCGGCCTCCCGCCATCTCCTCGAAGTGCATCCGGACGACGATCCCGAACTCGTCGAGCAGATGCGCGAAGCCGCCCGCGAGCACCTCGCCGTCGGCGCCCCGGACGCGGCCCGGCGCTGCCTGGAGCGGGCGCTCGAGGAACCACCGCTGCCCGAGGTCCACGCGCGGGTGCTCTACGAACTGGGCTGCGCCACGCTCCTGACCGCGCCCTCCACGACCATCGGTCATCTCCGGGCCGCGCTCGAACGGCCCGGACTCGAGGACACGGCACGGGTCGACGCCGTCTTCCGGCTCTCCCAGGCACTGGTCCACAACAACCAGTTGGACGAGGCCGTCCGCACGGTCGACGCCGAGGCCGAGCGGCTGGAACCGGGGCCCGCCCGGATGCGGCTCCAGGCCGTGCACTACATGTGGGAGGGCATCCACGCGGGCGAGGAGCGCGCCGGACACTCCAGCGGTCTCGCCGAACTCGTCACGACCTGCACGGGGCGCGACAACTCCGAGCGCGCCCTGCTCATACTGCGCGGCTTCGACGCGATGACCCGCGGCGAGAACGCCGAGGAGGTCGTGGAACTCTGCGACCGGGCCCTCGTCAACGGCCGCCTCGCGCCGGGACTCGCCTGGACCGACGCCGAGTGGGGTGTCGAACTCCTGCTGATGCTGGGCAGCGCGTACGCCTACACGGACCGGCTGGACCGCGCCGAGAGCCTGTTCAGCGAGGCCCTGCACGCCTATGTGAAGGCGGGCTGGAGCGGCGGTCACCTCTCCCTGGCCAACGCCTACCTCGGCCTCGCCCACCGCAGGCGGGGCCGCCTCGCCGACGCGGAGCACTACCAGCGCGAATCGCTGCGCCTCGCGGAGCGGGTCGGACGCGGGCTGCCCCTGTACTGGTCGGCGACCTGCGGGCTCATCGACACCCTGCTGGCGCGCGGGCACGTCCAGCAGGCGGCGGAGATCGCCGAGCGCTACGGCTTCACGCCCCCGTACCCCTCCACGATCGTCCTTCCCGACACCCGCTCGGTGCGCGGCCGGCTGCTGCTCGCCGTCGGCCGCACCAAGGAGGGCATCAACGAACTGGAGGCGGCGGAGAAGGCCGCCGCCGCCCGCGGCCACCACAACACGGTGCTCGCACCCTGGGCCGTCGACCTCGCGAAGGCACTCGCCAACGAGGACCCGTCACGCGCCGCCGCCCTGGCCGCCGACGCCCGACGCCAGGCCGAACGGTTCGGCACCGACACGGCGATCGGTGAAGCCCTGCGGTGCGCCGCCGCACTCGAAACCGGTCAGCGCGCGGTCCGGCTGGCAGCCCAGGCGGTCACCTACCTGGAAGCCTCTCCCTGCCAGTACGAACACGCGGCGGCCCGCATCGAGTACGGCATCGTGTCCCGCTCGGTGATGGAACTGAACAAGGGCCTGACCCTGGCGCGCACCTGCGGAGCGGACGGTCTGGCGGCGAAGGCGGAGGCGGCGCTGGCGGGTCTGTGACGAACGGCCGGCCGCCGTCGGCCGCCCGCGGCGACATGCGGTCGGCGGTCCGCCGCCCGAGCCGGGCGGCGCGGTCGGCGGTCGCCGCCTGTGGCGCACGGTCAGGGGACAGCCCACGGGTGTCCTTGGCCGGGTTCAGTCCGGGGGTGCCCCCGGGCCGGGGCCGATCCGTGGGTCCGTGGCGGGGTGGTCTGAGGGTGCCCTCCTGGCCTGGGTAGCCCGCGGGTGTCCGTGGCCGGGCCGCGGGTTCCCTGACCGCGGTCAGTTCGCAGGTGACCCCAGCGGGGTCCAGTCCGCCCTGTGACCCTGACCGGGGTCAGTCCGACGAGTCCGACGGGGAGGCGTCGGCCTCCTCCGCCAGCACCCGCTGGGCCACCGCGAACGCCGAGTTGGCGGCCGGGACACCGCAGTAGACCGCCGTCTGCAGCAGCACCGCGCCGATCTCCTCGGGGGAGAGCCCGTTGCGCCGTGCCGCGCGGACATGCATCGCCAGCTCGTCGTAGTGGCCGTGCGCCACCAGCGCGGTCAGCGTGATCATGCTGCGCTCGCGGCGCGTCAGCGTCGTGTCGGTCCAGATCTCGCCCCAGGCGTACCGCGCGATGAAGTCCTGGAACCGGGCCGTGAACGGGCTCTGGCGCGCCTGCGCGCGGTCCACGTGCTCGTCACCGAGGACCTGGCGGCGTACCTCCATGCCGCGCCGCGCGCCCCCGCCGGAGAAGTGCGCCCGCAGAGCCGTCAGCACGGCCTCGGGGCACTGTGCGGGCGCCAGGTGCGAGGCGCCCGGGATCTCCACGAGCGCCGCACCCGGCACCGCGTCCGCGATCTCCCGCAGATGCGCGGGCGGCGTCGCGGGGTCCTCGCGCCCGGCGATCAGCAGCGTCGGTACGGTGACCGACGCCAGCCGGTCGCGGATGTCGAACGCGGCCAGGGCGTCACAACAGGCGGCGTACGCCTCCGGGTCGGCGTCGCGGTGGTCCTGGACCAGCTCCGGCACGGTGAAACCGGCGGTGAACCATCGGGCGTCGGCGGTCGCCGCGACGGGAGCGAGGCCCTCGCGGCGCACCAGTTCGGCCCGTTCCTCCCACGGCTTGGACCCGTTGAAGTGGGCCGAGGAGCAGATGACCGCGAGGGACGAGAGCCGGTCGGGATGGTGGACCGCCAGGTGCAGCCCCACCGCGCCGCCCAGCGACACACCGGCGTACGCGAAACGCCCGATGCCCAGCGAGTCGGCCAACTCCAGGACGAGCGCGGCCAGATCGGCGACCGTCGCTCCCGGCCCGATCGCATCGGCGGGTGAACCGCCGTGCCCGGGAAGGTTCCAGCGCACCACCCGGTGGGCGGCGGACAGTTCGGGCGCGATCTTGTCCCACAGGGCGTACGACGTCCCGAGCGAGGGCCCGAGAAGCAGCGGGGGAGCGGTGACGGATCCCTCGGCGCGGTGGGTGAGCGGGTTCGCGGTCAAGGTCGCTCCAGAGCACGGTCGGTGAGGACTCCGGCGGAGCCCGTGTAGTGGGTCGGGTCGGTGAGCTCCGCGAGGTCGACGCCCGGGAGGTCCTTGAGGCCGGGCTCTTCGCCGAGCACGTCCGCGAGGGGCCGCCGCTCACCGACGGCGCGCTC includes:
- a CDS encoding ATP-binding protein, which gives rise to MTEGRPGAVASASLWEREEEVATLEEAITALRADSSTSGTLLVLSGDAGLGKTALLAEVRRIAESKGCAVWSARGGETVTSVPFNVVRQLLQPALVSLLPEEAREYLGDWYDIAGPALGIAEPGDRQPDPQGVCDGLVAAVRRLAKRDWPLVLLIDDAHWADQETLRWLAAFAERLDDLSVLVVVARRPGGVSGESARLLDAVAAAGRPVSTLTALTPAATEGLTRATLGEHADAPFCREVWAVTGGNPYETVELLAKVQDSELEPVEGSAAELRDLNRSARGRGLVARLEGLGIDATRFAWAAAILGTGISLDLAAQLAGMPDEEASRCAELLGAARILTTAGSAGGQPPHDELEFVHPLIATAVYRSIPDALRTAMHGQAAWAVTESGRGAAAASRHLLEVHPDDDPELVEQMREAAREHLAVGAPDAARRCLERALEEPPLPEVHARVLYELGCATLLTAPSTTIGHLRAALERPGLEDTARVDAVFRLSQALVHNNQLDEAVRTVDAEAERLEPGPARMRLQAVHYMWEGIHAGEERAGHSSGLAELVTTCTGRDNSERALLILRGFDAMTRGENAEEVVELCDRALVNGRLAPGLAWTDAEWGVELLLMLGSAYAYTDRLDRAESLFSEALHAYVKAGWSGGHLSLANAYLGLAHRRRGRLADAEHYQRESLRLAERVGRGLPLYWSATCGLIDTLLARGHVQQAAEIAERYGFTPPYPSTIVLPDTRSVRGRLLLAVGRTKEGINELEAAEKAAAARGHHNTVLAPWAVDLAKALANEDPSRAAALAADARRQAERFGTDTAIGEALRCAAALETGQRAVRLAAQAVTYLEASPCQYEHAAARIEYGIVSRSVMELNKGLTLARTCGADGLAAKAEAALAGL
- the pcaDC gene encoding bifunctional 3-oxoadipate enol-lactonase/4-carboxymuconolactone decarboxylase PcaDC codes for the protein MTANPLTHRAEGSVTAPPLLLGPSLGTSYALWDKIAPELSAAHRVVRWNLPGHGGSPADAIGPGATVADLAALVLELADSLGIGRFAYAGVSLGGAVGLHLAVHHPDRLSSLAVICSSAHFNGSKPWEERAELVRREGLAPVAATADARWFTAGFTVPELVQDHRDADPEAYAACCDALAAFDIRDRLASVTVPTLLIAGREDPATPPAHLREIADAVPGAALVEIPGASHLAPAQCPEAVLTALRAHFSGGGARRGMEVRRQVLGDEHVDRAQARQSPFTARFQDFIARYAWGEIWTDTTLTRRERSMITLTALVAHGHYDELAMHVRAARRNGLSPEEIGAVLLQTAVYCGVPAANSAFAVAQRVLAEEADASPSDSSD